The Patescibacteria group bacterium genome window below encodes:
- a CDS encoding ROK family protein produces MAAKQANQYSIGIDIGGTNIKSVLFNGEKVVMDYSLGTPKDSLEHLIIMILALIEPLSKKAAEDKMKISGVGLGVPGIVDPYSAKVVDAPNLPLLNGVKLAEILAKRINLPVKMDNDTECFLRAEATLGSAAKYKNIYGITVGTGIGGAWWVTGDIYYGAHGFSEPGRMILDFKEQTSLEASYQKLTQNNPLNLAMENYRGDELARRAFDEVGRFLGLACANIINLLDPEAIVFGGGVMGSADLFLPALKKTIDEKVVKTQGKTKILKSKLGLEAGAIGAALLIEI; encoded by the coding sequence ATGGCGGCGAAGCAAGCAAATCAGTACTCAATCGGCATTGATATAGGCGGGACGAACATCAAGTCGGTTTTGTTTAACGGCGAAAAGGTCGTGATGGATTATTCTTTGGGCACGCCGAAAGATTCGCTGGAGCACTTGATTATCATGATTTTGGCCCTGATTGAACCGCTTTCCAAAAAAGCCGCCGAGGATAAAATGAAAATCTCCGGAGTTGGTTTGGGCGTTCCGGGGATTGTCGATCCTTACAGTGCTAAAGTGGTCGATGCGCCCAATCTACCTTTATTAAACGGCGTCAAACTCGCGGAAATTCTGGCTAAACGGATCAATTTGCCGGTGAAAATGGACAATGACACGGAATGCTTTTTGCGCGCCGAAGCGACTCTGGGCTCGGCCGCCAAATACAAGAATATTTACGGCATCACCGTCGGCACCGGAATCGGCGGAGCCTGGTGGGTCACCGGCGATATTTATTACGGCGCTCACGGCTTTTCTGAACCAGGGCGGATGATCCTTGATTTTAAAGAACAAACTTCGCTGGAAGCTTCCTACCAAAAACTTACCCAAAATAACCCGCTCAATTTGGCCATGGAAAATTACCGCGGCGACGAACTGGCCCGCCGCGCTTTCGATGAAGTCGGCCGCTTTCTGGGCTTAGCCTGCGCCAACATCATCAACCTGCTTGATCCGGAAGCGATCGTTTTCGGCGGCGGAGTAATGGGCTCGGCAGATCTGTTTTTGCCGGCGCTGAAAAAAACTATCGACGAAAAAGTCGTCAAGACGCAAGGCAAGACCAAAATCTTAAAATCCAAGCTCGGCTTGGAAGCCGGCGCGATCGGGGCAGCACTATTAATTGAAATTTGA